The following are from one region of the Nicotiana tabacum cultivar K326 chromosome 3, ASM71507v2, whole genome shotgun sequence genome:
- the LOC107788767 gene encoding uncharacterized protein LOC107788767 produces MLEATKDMDAKIDDKVKLGIKAYLESLGIIIGSNRKLCGDKQVSDNSMDDHQQSLSPVSLVHTNMINIIKKTGVSEVGTKKKKREVISITGSEKLVGGELVL; encoded by the exons ATGTTAGAAGCAACAAAGGATATGGATGCAAAAATAGATGATAAAGTAAAGCTGGGTATAAAGGCATATCTAGAATCTTTGGGTATTATTATTGGCTCAAATaggaaattatgtggtgataagcAG GTTTCTGATAACTCAATGGACGATCACCAACAATCACTATCACCTGTTTCACTTGTTCACACAAACATG ATTAACATAATCAAGAAGACTGGAGTTAGTGAAGTTGGCACAAAGAAAAAGAAGCGG GAAGTGATATCAATTACTGGAAGTGAAAAGCTTGTCGGTGGAGAGTTGGTTTTATAA